In the genome of Tannockella kyphosi, one region contains:
- the rpmF gene encoding 50S ribosomal protein L32 produces MAVPFRRVSKTVKRKRRTHDKLSAPAVVVCPECGEYKLSHKVCKHCGTYKGQKVL; encoded by the coding sequence ATGGCAGTACCATTTAGACGAGTATCAAAAACGGTAAAAAGAAAAAGAAGAACACATGATAAATTAAGTGCACCAGCAGTAGTTGTATGTCCAGAATGTGGAGAATACAAATTATCTCATAAAGTATGTAAACACTGTGGAACTTACAAAGGTCAAAAAGTATTATAA
- the mraZ gene encoding division/cell wall cluster transcriptional repressor MraZ: MFMNEYKHGIDAKGRLIIPSKFREQCGTSIVITRGFEGCLALYTVEGWDEYYSKLLTLPKNNKQSRSLFRMITSRAEICEFDKLGRINIPSKLIDHAKLEKDCAVIGVGDHVEIWNQEVWDEYYDDNCDDVEENYDSLNDI; encoded by the coding sequence ATGTTTATGAATGAGTATAAACATGGAATCGATGCCAAAGGGCGTTTGATTATTCCATCAAAATTTAGAGAACAATGTGGAACGAGTATTGTTATTACTCGTGGTTTTGAAGGTTGTTTAGCACTTTATACAGTAGAAGGTTGGGATGAATATTATTCCAAACTATTAACACTTCCTAAAAACAACAAACAATCACGTTCTTTGTTTCGTATGATTACTTCAAGAGCGGAGATTTGTGAGTTTGATAAATTAGGTAGAATTAACATCCCTAGTAAATTAATTGATCATGCTAAGCTTGAAAAAGACTGTGCTGTCATCGGTGTCGGTGATCATGTTGAAATTTGGAATCAAGAAGTTTGGGATGAATACTATGATGACAATTGTGATGATGTAGAGGAAAACTATGATTCACTAAATGATATATAA
- the rsmH gene encoding 16S rRNA (cytosine(1402)-N(4))-methyltransferase RsmH has protein sequence MFNHVTVLLNEAVDGLNIKEDGIYVDATLGGAGHSSAILSKLTTGHLYCFDQDQMAIQEARTRLDKVGSNYTIIYSNFIHVKEELEKLGISKIDGILFDLGVSSPQFDIGERGFSYNHDARLDMRMDLNQELDAYTIVNSWTYEKIVRILFQYADEKFAKQIARKIEAQREKQPIETTFELVEIIKDAIPAPARRKGGHPAKRTFQALRIAVNDELHVFDIALKDSLSMLNVHGRISVITFHSLEDKICKYAFQEVSKQQDVPLMLPVIPEYLLPKFKLINRKAIIASQEELEANNRAHSAKLRIIERVKEDENN, from the coding sequence ATGTTTAATCATGTAACTGTATTACTAAATGAAGCTGTTGACGGGCTGAATATAAAAGAAGATGGAATTTATGTCGACGCTACATTAGGTGGAGCAGGACATAGTAGTGCTATTTTATCAAAATTAACAACAGGTCATTTGTACTGTTTTGATCAAGATCAGATGGCTATTCAAGAGGCGAGAACAAGATTAGATAAAGTTGGTTCAAACTATACCATTATTTATTCAAATTTTATACACGTAAAAGAAGAGTTAGAAAAATTAGGAATATCTAAAATTGACGGAATATTATTTGACTTAGGTGTTTCTTCGCCACAATTTGATATTGGAGAAAGAGGATTTAGTTATAATCACGATGCTCGTTTAGATATGAGAATGGATTTAAACCAAGAATTAGATGCTTATACAATTGTGAATAGTTGGACATATGAGAAGATTGTTCGTATTTTATTCCAATACGCTGATGAAAAGTTTGCAAAACAAATTGCAAGAAAAATAGAAGCACAAAGAGAAAAACAACCAATTGAAACAACATTTGAATTAGTAGAAATCATTAAAGATGCAATCCCTGCTCCAGCTAGAAGAAAAGGTGGTCATCCAGCAAAACGTACTTTTCAAGCATTACGTATTGCCGTAAATGATGAGTTACATGTATTTGATATTGCTTTAAAAGATTCATTATCTATGTTAAATGTTCATGGTAGAATATCGGTTATTACTTTTCATAGTTTAGAAGATAAAATTTGTAAATATGCTTTTCAGGAAGTATCGAAGCAACAAGATGTTCCACTAATGTTACCAGTTATTCCAGAATATTTATTACCAAAATTTAAACTAATTAATCGAAAAGCAATCATTGCTAGCCAAGAAGAACTAGAAGCTAATAATCGTGCTCATTCGGCAAAATTAAGAATAATAGAAAGGGTGAAAGAAGATGAAAACAACTAA
- a CDS encoding YceD family protein, with protein MIKLKYNLQWIVKHQGYFEIDEAIIFPQEMFEKFAQINNLKDVTVQGTGNLDVKEKRLYVELSIKGVMVLPCALTLDEVDYPFDIQTQEVFSFEKPDPLEEVHEVKKNMVDLTPIVFENIMIEVPMRVVKEDASIQVEGKGWKIFKDESETKDDDYIDPRLAKLKDYFKDK; from the coding sequence GTGATTAAATTGAAATACAACTTACAATGGATAGTAAAACATCAAGGATATTTCGAAATTGATGAGGCAATTATATTCCCTCAGGAAATGTTTGAAAAATTCGCACAAATTAATAACCTAAAAGACGTAACAGTTCAAGGAACCGGGAATCTTGATGTAAAAGAGAAAAGACTTTATGTAGAATTGTCTATTAAAGGAGTCATGGTATTACCATGTGCCTTAACGTTAGATGAAGTAGATTATCCTTTCGATATTCAAACACAAGAAGTATTTTCTTTCGAAAAACCCGACCCTCTTGAAGAAGTGCATGAGGTAAAGAAAAACATGGTTGATCTAACACCAATAGTGTTCGAGAATATTATGATTGAAGTGCCAATGCGCGTTGTGAAAGAAGATGCATCGATTCAAGTAGAAGGAAAAGGTTGGAAAATCTTCAAAGATGAAAGTGAAACGAAGGATGATGATTATATTGATCCAAGATTAGCTAAATTAAAAGATTATTTCAAAGACAAATAG
- a CDS encoding penicillin-binding protein, with product MKRFKGTKMLSFVFSFTIFLICANILYLGITGKHFLSQSDIASYAEDRNTKTVTTVAQRGDIYTSDGEVVATTVTRYKLAAILSEYNLYADGSANYVVDIEEAAELLAPILGMDEAELLVTLSKDSYQVEFGSYGSNLSTITKNAIEALEIPGLVFTETSTRNYPYGDFASYLVGYSITETDTVSKIVGKMGFELVYNDELSGEDGYIVYQSDVNNYVLPDGIVEQVDSVDGSDLYLTINSTIQKDLDIAFQELAENAEVELGTVAIMEATTGKILAMSNYPSFDPNVRDVENYTNFFIETAYECGSVFKPFVYASSVDQGLFPTNQLYTSGKYVFDSSTTISDWNNGVGFGDITFEDGLALSSNVGVVTIANSYVDEDELIADYLELGFFSSTEVDGMTSAAGIAGYDNGPLEYLTTSFGQGSTVTAYQMLRAYSVFANDGKTVEPYFVEKIVNEETGEVSYVGKTTYSQQIFSSETIDTMNEMLLNNIYGDVSIATAYQVDGVTVMGKTGTAQVARSDGYSGYRTDVNIKSFAGIASYEGEDSEIIIYVSIQSPEYNSNGESAGAYLAEFVTNMISTSLAVQSQSEYEDSVQLSFELGSYINQSTSYATSSLESKQVSVQLIGNGDTIIEQEPTSQTIITTNDQVFLKTDGTQITIPDFTGWSRKDVLTYCNMANIDTLIEGESGYVVSQSIEASTIYDGSELLTITIE from the coding sequence ATGAAAAGATTTAAAGGAACAAAAATGTTATCCTTTGTCTTTTCTTTTACTATATTCTTAATATGTGCAAATATTCTTTATTTGGGGATTACAGGGAAACATTTTTTAAGTCAAAGTGATATAGCTAGTTATGCGGAGGATAGAAACACGAAAACAGTTACAACGGTAGCTCAAAGGGGTGATATCTATACAAGTGATGGTGAAGTTGTAGCAACGACTGTTACTAGATATAAGTTAGCAGCTATTTTATCAGAATATAATCTTTATGCTGATGGGAGTGCAAATTATGTAGTGGATATAGAAGAAGCAGCAGAGTTATTAGCACCTATTTTAGGAATGGATGAAGCAGAACTTCTGGTTACTTTATCAAAAGATAGTTATCAAGTAGAGTTTGGTAGTTATGGTAGTAATCTTTCTACTATTACAAAGAACGCTATTGAAGCTCTTGAAATACCAGGATTAGTATTCACAGAAACTAGTACACGTAATTATCCTTATGGTGATTTTGCAAGTTACTTAGTGGGTTATAGTATTACGGAAACAGATACTGTTTCTAAGATAGTTGGAAAGATGGGATTTGAATTAGTATATAATGATGAATTATCTGGGGAAGATGGTTATATTGTTTATCAAAGTGATGTTAATAATTATGTTTTACCAGATGGGATTGTAGAACAAGTAGATAGTGTGGATGGAAGTGATTTATACTTAACGATTAATAGTACGATTCAAAAAGATTTAGATATTGCATTTCAAGAATTAGCTGAAAATGCAGAAGTTGAACTTGGGACAGTGGCTATTATGGAGGCGACGACTGGTAAAATATTAGCGATGAGTAATTATCCTAGTTTTGATCCTAATGTTAGAGATGTAGAGAATTATACAAATTTCTTTATTGAAACTGCTTATGAGTGTGGTTCGGTATTTAAACCCTTTGTATACGCTAGTTCAGTAGATCAGGGATTATTCCCAACAAATCAGTTGTATACATCAGGTAAGTATGTTTTTGATAGTTCAACAACAATTAGTGATTGGAATAATGGTGTAGGTTTTGGAGATATTACTTTTGAAGATGGATTAGCCCTATCAAGTAATGTTGGTGTTGTTACGATTGCGAATAGTTATGTAGATGAAGATGAATTAATAGCTGATTATTTAGAACTAGGATTCTTTAGTTCAACAGAAGTGGATGGAATGACTTCAGCTGCAGGTATTGCCGGCTATGATAATGGGCCTTTAGAGTATTTAACGACATCTTTTGGACAAGGATCTACGGTAACTGCTTATCAAATGTTACGAGCTTATAGTGTATTTGCGAATGATGGAAAAACGGTAGAACCATATTTTGTTGAAAAAATTGTAAATGAAGAAACTGGGGAAGTAAGTTATGTTGGGAAAACAACTTATTCACAGCAAATTTTCTCTAGTGAAACAATAGATACTATGAATGAAATGTTATTAAATAATATTTATGGTGATGTTTCGATTGCAACAGCTTATCAAGTCGATGGTGTGACAGTAATGGGGAAAACAGGGACAGCCCAAGTAGCTCGCAGTGATGGATATTCAGGCTATCGAACAGATGTTAATATTAAGTCATTTGCAGGGATAGCGTCTTATGAAGGAGAAGATTCTGAAATAATTATTTATGTTTCAATTCAGTCTCCTGAGTATAATTCAAATGGAGAATCAGCAGGTGCTTATTTGGCAGAATTTGTAACAAATATGATTAGTACATCCTTAGCAGTGCAAAGTCAAAGTGAATATGAAGATAGTGTCCAATTATCTTTTGAATTAGGAAGTTATATTAACCAAAGTACTAGTTATGCTACATCTTCTTTAGAATCAAAACAAGTTTCCGTTCAACTAATAGGAAATGGGGATACAATCATCGAACAAGAACCAACTAGTCAAACTATTATTACAACCAATGATCAGGTGTTCTTGAAAACAGATGGAACACAAATTACGATTCCTGATTTCACAGGGTGGTCAAGAAAAGATGTTTTAACATATTGCAATATGGCTAATATAGATACACTTATTGAAGGTGAATCAGGATATGTGGTTAGCCAAAGCATAGAGGCAAGTACTATTTATGATGGCAGTGAATTATTAACTATCACGATTGAGTAA
- a CDS encoding NAD(P)H-dependent glycerol-3-phosphate dehydrogenase — protein sequence MARIAVLGTGSWATALSRILVDNGHQVMMYGVEQSQINDINNNHCNSQFFKDVQLEEEIVASSDLQEVLEGASYILITVPTHVVKDTLEKVKPFLKEKITVVNASKGFDLTSNMRMSKTIRAVLDDSYIYPVVSLIGPSHAEEVVVRMLTTVCAVSLDETCAKDVQRLFSNEYFRVYHLDDEVGAEYGVAIKNVIAVAAGVLTGLGYGDNTKAALITRGLAEMVRYGMKKGGRLETYLGLTGVGDLIVTCSSHHSRNFQAGLEIGCLNDAKSFMENNTKTCEGIRTCKVIHEDAKKYPDIEIPIINSIYKVLYEEALPKEVIADLMARELKGE from the coding sequence ATGGCACGTATTGCAGTTTTAGGAACAGGTAGCTGGGCTACTGCTTTAAGTCGTATTTTAGTGGATAACGGACATCAAGTTATGATGTATGGAGTAGAACAATCACAAATTAATGATATTAATAACAATCATTGTAACAGCCAATTCTTTAAAGATGTGCAATTAGAAGAAGAGATTGTTGCTTCTTCTGATTTACAAGAAGTTCTTGAAGGAGCTAGTTACATATTGATTACAGTTCCAACGCATGTAGTAAAAGATACGTTAGAAAAAGTAAAACCTTTCTTAAAAGAAAAAATAACGGTAGTAAATGCTTCAAAAGGATTTGATTTAACATCCAATATGCGTATGTCTAAAACGATTCGTGCTGTTTTGGATGATTCTTATATTTATCCAGTAGTATCACTAATTGGACCAAGTCATGCTGAAGAAGTAGTTGTACGAATGTTAACAACTGTCTGTGCAGTATCTCTAGATGAAACTTGTGCGAAAGATGTTCAAAGATTATTTTCTAATGAATATTTTAGAGTATATCACCTGGATGATGAAGTTGGAGCTGAATATGGTGTTGCAATTAAAAATGTAATTGCCGTAGCAGCAGGTGTTTTAACTGGATTAGGATATGGCGATAACACAAAGGCAGCACTTATTACTAGAGGGCTTGCTGAAATGGTTCGTTATGGTATGAAAAAAGGTGGTCGTTTAGAAACATATTTAGGCCTTACAGGAGTAGGAGATTTAATTGTTACTTGTAGTAGTCATCATTCTCGTAACTTTCAAGCAGGCTTAGAAATAGGGTGTTTAAATGATGCAAAAAGCTTTATGGAAAATAACACAAAAACATGCGAAGGGATTCGTACATGTAAAGTAATCCATGAAGATGCTAAAAAATATCCAGATATTGAAATTCCAATTATTAATTCTATTTATAAAGTATTGTACGAAGAAGCGTTACCTAAAGAGGTGATAGCAGACTTGATGGCTAGGGAATTAAAAGGGGAATAG
- a CDS encoding stage VI sporulation protein F produces MQNNDPIIDKVVKKTNVKKEDIFALANILQTKNLKKEEDVRDFIDTVCTITNKQIDATKKEKLVQAIKNNKVPKEIEKML; encoded by the coding sequence ATGCAAAATAATGATCCAATTATTGATAAAGTTGTTAAAAAAACGAATGTAAAAAAAGAAGATATATTTGCTCTAGCAAATATATTACAAACTAAAAACTTAAAAAAAGAAGAAGATGTTCGAGATTTTATAGACACAGTCTGTACAATCACGAATAAGCAAATTGATGCTACAAAAAAAGAAAAATTAGTACAAGCAATAAAAAATAACAAAGTACCTAAAGAGATTGAAAAAATGTTGTAA